GTGTATGATACAGCGATAATCGGCAATACCATGATAAGACCGAACAGGATCTTATCCATAAAGCCTTCTCCCCGGTCGGTCATCTCCCCTAATGCCAGGAAATGCTGATGTCCCGTGTTCCACAGCCCGAATAACAGGCAGGGCATGAGGGCTAATACCACCGTGATCATTGTTCTTTTCAGATCGATGGAGTCCCGGATGTGTGAACCATTGTGGGTTACATGATTTGGAACAAATAAAAATGTCTCAAAGCCATCGAAGACCGGAAAGTACTTTTCAAACTTTCCGCCCTTCTCAAAGTTAGGCTTTACACTATCAAGTATGTTTCTAAGGAATTTCAAGGCGATGTTGTTTTTATACCCTTAAATCAAGATCAGTGATGTTCGGTCGGTGTATTTTCCTTCCGTATCAGATCCAATCCTTCACGGACCAGATCCTGAACATCTATTTTAGAAGTGCAGACAAACTCGCACAATGCAAAATCTTCGGGAGCGACTTCATAAATACCGAGGTTCTCCATCAGTTCTATATCGCCTACCATAATGGCCTTTATGAGGTGTACCGGATAAATATTCATCGGAAAGACCTTTTCATACTGGCCGGTAACAACATATGCTCTTTCCTCCCCATGAAGGTTGGTGTCGATATCGTACTTCTTACCCGGCATCATCCAGCTCGGAAAGGTGCGCGACAGGCTAAACTTGTTAAATCCGGGGGCAAGCCATCCCATGAACTCGAATTCATTGCCTTCTTTCAGGACGGTCACCTGGGCATCATAAAACCCAAGGAAGCCGTCTTTGCTGATCTGAGTGCCGGTCAGAGGATTTCCGCTGATGACACGGTAGTTGTCCTCTCCTGTATGCTCAGCCAGCAGGTTCTTTAGCCCCGCTCCGATCATGGTTTTA
The genomic region above belongs to Flavobacteriales bacterium and contains:
- a CDS encoding RnfABCDGE type electron transport complex subunit D — protein: MKFLRNILDSVKPNFEKGGKFEKYFPVFDGFETFLFVPNHVTHNGSHIRDSIDLKRTMITVVLALMPCLLFGLWNTGHQHFLALGEMTDRGEGFMDKILFGLIMVLPIIAVSYT